The following coding sequences are from one Sphingobium sp. Cam5-1 window:
- the argB gene encoding acetylglutamate kinase — protein MNSKHAPDPALLAKAETLVEALPYMQRYAGQTFVVKYGGHAMGDPEAARDFAEDVVLMKAVGINVVVVHGGGPQIGAMLKKLGVESHFVNGLRVTDRETAQIAEMVLAGSINKEIVGWISGAGGKAVGISGKDGGLVLCEKVGDTRAPDPNSGIERNVDLGFVGDPVKVDRSILDTLTQSGIIPVIAPVGIGADGHTYNVNADTMAGAIAAELQASRFFLLTDVAGVLDKQGQLLTDLDPAAIKVLQEDGTISGGMIPKLETCVKAVEGGVDAAVILDGRVPHAMLLEIFTKRGAGTLVRR, from the coding sequence ATGAACAGCAAGCACGCCCCCGACCCCGCTCTCCTCGCCAAGGCCGAAACGCTCGTGGAGGCGCTGCCCTACATGCAGCGATATGCGGGGCAGACGTTCGTCGTGAAATATGGCGGCCATGCGATGGGCGATCCCGAAGCGGCGCGCGATTTTGCCGAGGACGTGGTGCTGATGAAGGCGGTCGGCATCAATGTGGTCGTCGTCCATGGCGGCGGGCCTCAGATTGGCGCGATGCTCAAGAAGCTGGGCGTCGAATCGCACTTCGTGAACGGCCTGCGCGTCACCGACAGGGAAACCGCGCAGATCGCCGAAATGGTGCTGGCAGGTTCCATCAACAAGGAAATCGTTGGCTGGATTTCCGGCGCGGGCGGCAAGGCTGTCGGCATTTCGGGCAAGGACGGCGGGCTCGTCCTGTGCGAGAAGGTCGGCGATACGCGGGCGCCCGATCCCAATTCGGGGATTGAGCGCAATGTCGACCTCGGCTTTGTCGGCGATCCGGTGAAGGTCGATCGGTCGATTCTCGACACGCTGACCCAAAGCGGCATCATTCCGGTCATTGCGCCGGTAGGCATCGGTGCCGATGGACACACTTATAATGTGAACGCCGACACCATGGCGGGCGCGATTGCGGCGGAGCTTCAGGCTTCGCGCTTCTTCCTGCTGACCGATGTGGCGGGCGTGCTGGACAAGCAGGGGCAGTTGCTGACTGATCTCGACCCGGCGGCGATAAAGGTGCTGCAAGAGGATGGCACGATCAGCGGCGGCATGATCCCGAAGCTGGAAACCTGCGTGAAGGCGGTCGAGGGTGGCGTGGACGCTGCCGTTATTTTGGACGGGCGCGTGCCGCATGCGATGCTGCTGGAGATTTTCACGAAGCGCGGTGCCGGTACTTTAGTGCGGCGGTGA
- the arsC gene encoding arsenate reductase (glutaredoxin) (This arsenate reductase requires both glutathione and glutaredoxin to convert arsenate to arsenite, after which the efflux transporter formed by ArsA and ArsB can extrude the arsenite from the cell, providing resistance.): protein MPDAFPITIYHNPDCGTSRNALAMIRAACYLPTVIEYRDIGWTRSLLEQLIADMRASPRDLLREKGTPAAELGLMGADATDNQILAAMVEHPILVNRPIVVSPLGTKLCRPSEVVLTLLDRQPDRFTKEDGEVVKP, encoded by the coding sequence GTGCCTGATGCCTTTCCCATTACGATATATCACAATCCCGATTGCGGCACTTCGCGTAACGCGCTCGCGATGATCCGGGCTGCGTGCTACCTTCCCACGGTCATTGAGTATCGCGACATCGGCTGGACCCGTTCCCTACTGGAGCAACTGATCGCCGACATGCGCGCGTCGCCGCGTGATCTGTTGCGAGAAAAGGGCACGCCTGCCGCAGAGCTCGGCTTGATGGGCGCGGATGCCACGGATAATCAAATCCTCGCCGCGATGGTTGAACACCCCATCCTTGTAAACCGCCCCATTGTTGTCTCTCCCCTGGGCACAAAGCTGTGTCGTCCGTCAGAGGTCGTATTGACCCTGTTGGACCGCCAGCCCGATCGATTCACCAAGGAGGATGGTGAAGTCGTAAAGCCCTGA
- a CDS encoding prephenate dehydratase, producing MENYPAPARALVAELAEKAAADPSRAIAYQGAPGANSHLAALGYAPDWVPLPCFAFEDAIDAVRNGLAARAIIPIENSLHGRVADMHFLLPESGLHIVDEYFLRIRHCLMAVDDSPVKSAISHPQALGQCRHYLRERGIQPVTYADTAGAAALVAESRKPGEGAVAPYLAAELYGLKMVAENIEDSDDNMTRFLVLSREPTMPEPDDGPVMTTFLFEVKNVPAALYKAMGGFATNGVNMTKLESYQRGASFAATEFFCDIEGMPGDPAVDRALAELEFHSKWVRMLGSYRQARPRR from the coding sequence ATGGAAAACTATCCTGCCCCCGCCCGCGCGCTGGTCGCGGAACTCGCCGAAAAGGCCGCAGCCGACCCGTCGCGCGCCATCGCCTATCAGGGCGCGCCGGGCGCCAATTCGCACCTTGCCGCGCTTGGCTATGCGCCCGATTGGGTGCCGCTGCCCTGCTTTGCCTTTGAAGATGCGATCGATGCGGTGCGCAATGGTTTGGCGGCGCGGGCGATCATTCCGATCGAAAACAGCCTTCACGGCCGGGTCGCCGACATGCATTTCCTGCTGCCCGAATCGGGGCTGCACATCGTTGATGAATATTTCCTGCGCATCCGCCACTGCCTGATGGCGGTCGATGACAGCCCGGTCAAAAGCGCGATCAGCCATCCTCAGGCGCTGGGCCAATGCCGTCATTATCTGCGCGAGCGGGGTATCCAGCCGGTTACCTATGCCGACACGGCGGGGGCTGCGGCGCTGGTCGCGGAATCGCGCAAGCCGGGGGAGGGTGCCGTTGCGCCCTATCTGGCGGCCGAGCTTTATGGCCTGAAGATGGTGGCGGAGAATATCGAGGATAGCGACGACAATATGACGCGCTTCCTGGTGCTGTCGCGCGAGCCGACCATGCCGGAACCCGATGATGGGCCGGTAATGACGACGTTCCTGTTTGAGGTGAAGAATGTCCCCGCCGCGCTGTACAAGGCGATGGGTGGTTTTGCGACGAACGGCGTCAATATGACGAAGCTGGAAAGCTACCAGCGGGGCGCAAGCTTCGCCGCGACGGAGTTCTTCTGCGACATTGAGGGCATGCCGGGCGACCCCGCCGTGGATCGTGCGCTCGCCGAACTGGAATTCCACAGCAAGTGGGTGCGCATGCTGGGCAGCTATCGTCAGGCGCGGCCACGGAGGTGA
- a CDS encoding YggT family protein, protein MAYALYQIIVILLDVLWWIIIIQAIMSWLIAFNVINTSSDIVRTIIVALDRMTAPIYNPIRRVMPDLGALDLSPMVVLLAILIIRQAILPPLFGLV, encoded by the coding sequence ATGGCCTACGCGCTCTATCAGATCATTGTCATCCTGCTCGATGTGCTGTGGTGGATCATCATCATTCAGGCGATCATGAGCTGGTTGATCGCCTTCAATGTCATCAACACGTCCAGCGATATCGTGCGCACGATCATCGTGGCGCTCGACCGGATGACGGCGCCGATCTACAATCCGATCAGACGGGTGATGCCTGACCTTGGCGCGCTCGACCTGTCGCCGATGGTCGTGCTGCTCGCCATCCTGATCATCCGACAGGCCATATTGCCGCCGCTCTTCGGTCTGGTGTGA
- a CDS encoding aquaporin has product MTAVRNIAAEALGTAMLLAVVVGSGIMGQRLAAGNDAIALLANTVATGAGLVVLIHMFAPLSGAHFNPAVTLVFLLRGEVTPQKALQYVVAQICGAVVGVWTAHAMFAEPVLQISTKLRDGWAQCFAEAVATFGLIGTILTTQRSRPEFTPTAVGLYITAAYWFTASTSFANPAVTVARGLTNSFAGIAPSSIPLFIGGQSAGAIVALMVFGWLLQEDPHRA; this is encoded by the coding sequence ATGACAGCCGTCCGCAACATTGCCGCCGAAGCCTTGGGTACAGCCATGCTGCTCGCCGTCGTCGTGGGGTCGGGCATCATGGGGCAGCGACTGGCTGCCGGTAATGATGCGATTGCGTTGTTGGCGAACACCGTGGCGACCGGGGCGGGGCTGGTGGTCCTGATCCATATGTTCGCGCCGCTGTCAGGCGCACATTTCAATCCGGCGGTAACGCTTGTTTTCCTGTTGCGGGGTGAAGTCACCCCCCAAAAGGCATTGCAATATGTGGTCGCCCAGATTTGCGGCGCCGTTGTTGGCGTATGGACCGCGCACGCGATGTTCGCCGAGCCGGTGTTGCAAATCTCGACCAAATTGCGGGACGGCTGGGCGCAATGCTTTGCGGAGGCCGTCGCAACCTTCGGCCTGATTGGAACGATATTGACGACGCAGCGGTCCCGACCCGAGTTCACCCCGACGGCGGTAGGGCTCTACATCACGGCCGCTTATTGGTTCACGGCATCCACATCCTTTGCCAATCCTGCCGTGACGGTGGCTCGCGGTCTTACGAACAGCTTTGCGGGGATCGCGCCATCATCGATCCCCTTGTTCATCGGCGGCCAAAGTGCAGGCGCCATCGTCGCGCTGATGGTGTTCGGCTGGCTTTTACAGGAGGACCCGCATCGTGCCTGA
- a CDS encoding ArsR/SmtB family transcription factor, which produces MSLPDAVEALSALAHSHRLAVFRLLVRAGASGIPAGEIAREVGALPSTLSTHLTILGHAGLIQSRREGRSVIYSADYEGMGDLLKFLVADCCAGRPEICAPLVAMVDTANCCSPQ; this is translated from the coding sequence ATGTCGTTACCCGACGCCGTCGAGGCACTGTCTGCGCTGGCACATAGTCACAGGCTGGCCGTCTTCCGCCTGCTTGTTCGTGCGGGTGCCTCAGGTATTCCGGCCGGAGAAATAGCGCGCGAAGTGGGCGCATTGCCAAGCACGCTCTCCACGCATCTCACTATTCTGGGGCATGCTGGCCTGATCCAGTCCCGACGCGAGGGGCGGTCAGTGATCTACTCCGCCGATTATGAGGGGATGGGTGATCTTTTGAAGTTCCTCGTTGCCGACTGCTGCGCAGGACGTCCGGAAATCTGCGCGCCTTTGGTCGCCATGGTGGACACCGCAAATTGCTGTTCGCCTCAATGA
- a CDS encoding sterol desaturase family protein has protein sequence MLAAILLSALAMSAIVAVRYLLTSGGFALATRVRQPGLYAGLDPQIRREIAWSLASALIYGIPAGVVAWGWQAQGWTRIYTDAAAYPLWYLPISVLLYLAAHDSWFYWTHRWMHRPRLFRAAHAVHHASRPPTAWAAMSFHPWEALSGAIVIPALVFLIPIHVGALGCVLTVMTVMGVSNHMGWEMFPRWMVQGPAGRWLITASHHQRHHEQYNCNYGLYFRVWDRLCGTDRGLGDFRKAHG, from the coding sequence ATGCTGGCCGCGATCCTTCTTTCCGCTCTTGCCATGAGCGCGATCGTGGCGGTGCGCTATCTGCTCACCAGCGGCGGTTTCGCGCTGGCGACGCGTGTTCGGCAGCCGGGACTCTATGCCGGGCTGGACCCGCAGATCCGGCGGGAGATTGCGTGGTCGCTGGCATCGGCGCTGATTTACGGCATTCCGGCGGGCGTGGTCGCCTGGGGATGGCAGGCGCAGGGGTGGACGCGCATCTATACGGATGCCGCTGCCTATCCGCTCTGGTATCTGCCTATATCCGTGCTGCTATACCTCGCGGCGCATGACAGCTGGTTTTACTGGACGCATCGCTGGATGCACCGGCCGCGCCTGTTCCGCGCCGCCCATGCCGTGCATCATGCGAGCCGACCGCCAACGGCCTGGGCAGCGATGAGCTTTCATCCATGGGAGGCGTTAAGCGGTGCCATCGTCATTCCGGCGCTGGTTTTCCTGATCCCGATCCATGTCGGGGCGTTGGGGTGCGTGCTGACGGTCATGACCGTGATGGGCGTGTCCAACCATATGGGGTGGGAGATGTTTCCGCGCTGGATGGTGCAGGGACCGGCGGGCCGCTGGCTGATCACCGCCAGCCATCATCAGCGGCATCATGAACAATATAATTGCAATTACGGGCTTTATTTCCGTGTCTGGGACCGGCTGTGCGGGACCGACCGGGGACTGGGCGATTTTAGGAAGGCGCACGGATGA
- a CDS encoding OmpA family protein, with the protein MRISHRIMGAAGLAAMLATAACTTDPNTGQRQISKAAIGGIGGALGGYLLGDLVGGKRDRTEKILGAGIGAVAGAGIGAYMDAQERKLRAETAGSGVDVIRDGDNLVLRMPSGITFTTDSAAVQPQFRPTLDEVSSVLAQYPKTYIDVYGHTDSDGADAYNQTLSERRAQSVADYLTTHGVQSARIATRGFGETQPIASNATPEGKASNRRVEIKIAPVMESDVRA; encoded by the coding sequence ATGCGGATTTCTCATCGCATCATGGGTGCGGCAGGCCTTGCTGCCATGCTTGCCACCGCCGCCTGCACGACGGACCCGAACACGGGGCAGCGCCAGATTTCGAAGGCCGCGATCGGCGGCATCGGCGGCGCGCTGGGCGGTTATCTACTCGGCGACCTGGTCGGCGGCAAGCGTGACCGCACCGAAAAGATCCTGGGCGCGGGCATCGGCGCGGTCGCAGGCGCGGGCATCGGCGCATACATGGACGCACAGGAACGCAAGCTGCGCGCGGAAACCGCCGGCAGCGGCGTGGACGTGATCCGCGATGGCGACAATCTGGTGCTGCGCATGCCGTCGGGCATCACCTTCACCACCGACAGCGCCGCCGTACAGCCGCAATTCCGCCCGACGCTGGACGAAGTGTCTTCCGTCCTCGCGCAATATCCCAAAACCTATATTGACGTGTACGGCCATACCGACAGCGACGGGGCCGACGCCTATAACCAGACGCTGTCCGAACGCCGCGCCCAGTCGGTCGCCGACTATCTGACAACCCACGGCGTCCAGTCAGCCCGCATCGCAACGCGCGGCTTTGGCGAGACCCAGCCTATCGCCTCCAACGCCACGCCCGAAGGCAAGGCGAGCAACCGCCGCGTAGAAATCAAGATCGCGCCGGTCATGGAAAGCGACGTCAGGGCTTAA
- a CDS encoding MarC family protein, whose translation MIELFISAFVTLFVVIDPPGCAPIYASLTTGASHAQRRAMAIRAVGIAAVILFIFALWGKQLLGVLGIALDSFRIAGGIMLFIIAMDMVFEKRTQRREDRAHKIAETPEVEDVSVFPMAMPMIAGPGSIATVMLLMSQAEGLSERLVVMGAVLVTLVLMLGALLAAGPIMARLGSKIEAVITRLLGVLLAALAAQFVIDGLKASF comes from the coding sequence ATGATCGAACTGTTCATTTCCGCCTTCGTCACGCTGTTCGTGGTCATCGATCCGCCCGGCTGCGCGCCCATCTATGCCAGCCTGACGACCGGGGCGAGCCATGCGCAGCGGCGGGCGATGGCGATCCGCGCCGTTGGCATCGCGGCGGTGATCCTGTTTATCTTTGCGCTGTGGGGGAAGCAGCTGCTGGGCGTGCTCGGCATCGCGCTCGACAGTTTCCGGATCGCGGGCGGGATCATGCTGTTCATCATCGCGATGGACATGGTGTTCGAAAAACGGACCCAAAGGCGCGAGGACCGCGCGCACAAGATCGCCGAGACGCCTGAGGTCGAGGATGTGTCTGTATTCCCGATGGCGATGCCGATGATCGCCGGGCCGGGATCGATTGCCACGGTGATGCTGCTGATGTCGCAGGCCGAAGGGCTGAGCGAACGGCTGGTGGTCATGGGCGCGGTGCTGGTGACGCTGGTGCTGATGCTGGGCGCGCTGCTGGCGGCGGGGCCGATCATGGCGCGGCTGGGCAGCAAGATCGAGGCGGTGATTACGCGCTTGCTGGGAGTGCTGCTGGCGGCGCTGGCTGCGCAGTTTGTGATTGATGGGTTGAAGGCGAGTTTTTAG
- a CDS encoding hemolysin family protein, producing the protein MATIPPHAPTPFPWADLVIILALVALNGVFAMSELAIVSARRPRLQAMEKAGRRGAHTALMLASDPGKFLSTVQIGITLIGIIAGAYSGASLGGPVGERLQQLGLSPNSAQNLGFALVIGLTTYASLIIGELVPKQFALRSPEPIAVLMATPMLWLAKITAPIVWVLDGSSALIFRLLRMTRESEHHVTAEELHLIVAEASRSGVIEESERAIISGVVRLADRPVREVMTPRMDVDWIDIGADDETIRARLLETPHTRLPVGRGTVEDIIGVVQARDIMTALFRGERLNLESLMRRVEVVPDQVDAMDALEVLRRADVPMVMVHDEYGHFEGIATPADLLSAIAGHFASDRDVHDEPDLVEREDGSLLVSGQMPVDLLADRIGIDLPEDRDYATVAGHALWLLKRLPEVGDFIDDQGWRFEIVDMDGRKIDKLLVAER; encoded by the coding sequence ATGGCCACGATCCCCCCGCACGCTCCGACGCCCTTTCCCTGGGCAGACCTCGTCATCATTCTGGCGCTGGTTGCGCTGAATGGCGTTTTTGCCATGTCGGAACTGGCGATCGTGTCGGCGCGGCGCCCCCGGTTGCAGGCGATGGAGAAGGCGGGGCGGCGGGGCGCGCACACGGCGCTGATGCTGGCGAGCGATCCTGGCAAGTTCCTGTCCACGGTCCAGATCGGCATCACCCTGATCGGCATCATCGCGGGCGCCTATTCCGGCGCGAGCCTTGGCGGACCCGTTGGCGAGCGGCTCCAGCAACTTGGATTGTCGCCCAACAGCGCGCAGAATCTGGGTTTTGCGCTGGTCATTGGCCTGACCACCTATGCCTCACTGATCATCGGGGAACTGGTGCCCAAGCAATTTGCCCTGCGCTCGCCTGAACCCATTGCGGTGCTGATGGCGACGCCGATGCTCTGGCTCGCCAAGATCACCGCGCCGATCGTGTGGGTGCTGGACGGGTCGAGCGCGCTCATTTTCCGCCTGCTGCGCATGACGCGGGAATCGGAACATCATGTGACGGCCGAGGAATTGCACCTGATCGTCGCGGAGGCGAGCCGCTCTGGCGTGATCGAGGAAAGCGAGCGCGCGATCATTTCGGGTGTCGTGCGGCTGGCGGACCGGCCGGTGCGCGAAGTCATGACGCCGCGCATGGATGTGGACTGGATCGACATCGGCGCGGATGATGAGACCATCCGGGCGAGGCTGCTCGAAACGCCGCATACCCGCCTGCCAGTGGGGCGGGGAACGGTTGAGGATATTATCGGCGTCGTGCAGGCGCGCGACATCATGACCGCGCTGTTCCGGGGAGAGCGGCTGAACCTTGAGTCATTGATGCGCCGTGTGGAGGTCGTGCCCGATCAGGTCGATGCCATGGACGCGCTGGAAGTGCTGCGCCGCGCGGACGTGCCGATGGTGATGGTGCATGACGAATATGGCCATTTCGAAGGCATAGCGACGCCTGCTGACCTGCTCTCCGCCATCGCGGGTCATTTCGCTTCCGATCGCGACGTGCATGATGAACCCGACCTTGTCGAACGGGAGGACGGCAGCCTTCTGGTGTCGGGCCAGATGCCGGTTGACCTGCTCGCGGACCGGATCGGCATCGACCTGCCCGAGGACCGCGATTATGCCACGGTCGCGGGCCATGCCCTGTGGCTGCTCAAGCGCCTGCCCGAAGTCGGTGATTTCATCGACGATCAGGGGTGGCGATTTGAGATCGTCGATATGGACGGGCGCAAGATCGATAAGCTGCTGGTGGCGGAGCGTTAG
- a CDS encoding DUF2141 domain-containing protein, translating to MKGKLLLAAGAMLTLPGAAPVGQPQPISIGVEGLRSLKGNLLVCVARSPAYFPDCSHDPDKRHLVVAATSEAIPLGDLAPGIYGVAIIHDENGNGKLDTFVGIPREGVGFSRNPAIRFGAPSFRSAQFTVTGSAMRQDIKVKYFL from the coding sequence ATGAAGGGAAAATTGCTGCTCGCGGCCGGGGCCATGTTGACCCTGCCCGGCGCCGCGCCGGTGGGCCAGCCGCAGCCGATCAGCATCGGGGTTGAAGGCCTGCGATCGCTCAAGGGCAACCTGCTCGTCTGCGTCGCCCGGTCGCCCGCCTATTTTCCCGATTGCAGCCATGATCCCGATAAGCGCCATCTGGTCGTCGCCGCCACATCAGAGGCGATCCCGTTGGGTGATCTGGCGCCGGGGATCTATGGCGTTGCGATCATTCATGATGAAAATGGCAATGGGAAGCTCGACACTTTCGTCGGCATCCCGCGCGAGGGCGTGGGCTTTTCCCGGAACCCGGCCATAAGGTTCGGCGCGCCCAGCTTCCGTTCGGCGCAATTCACCGTGACCGGATCGGCGATGCGTCAGGACATAAAGGTCAAATATTTCCTCTGA
- a CDS encoding MipA/OmpV family protein: MNHRQILFAGLAFIALGAADTAFAQTNDSNVLTVGIGAAVIPSYEGSDDYRVIPVPQLRGKVSDFAFWTRGPSLYFDVIPNRGQDIDLQMGPVAGVRFDRSSIKNIKDDAVRALGKRDKAVELGGFVGIGKTGIITSAYDNLSVRVAVTKDVAGAHESFIVTPAIEYFTPLSTRSFVGLGVSADYVGKKYGRYYYDVDAAGALASGLPEYSRAGDGSGFKKVGVNLTGGLSLSGDIRKGWALFALGGYSRMLGDYADSPIVSIAGSKNQWIGAVGVGYTF; the protein is encoded by the coding sequence ATGAACCATCGACAGATATTGTTCGCGGGCCTTGCCTTTATTGCGCTGGGTGCCGCTGACACGGCTTTTGCCCAGACGAACGATAGCAATGTGCTGACCGTCGGGATCGGCGCCGCCGTCATTCCCAGCTATGAAGGGTCGGATGACTATCGGGTGATCCCCGTCCCCCAACTGCGCGGCAAGGTGAGCGATTTCGCCTTCTGGACGCGCGGGCCGAGTCTGTATTTCGATGTGATCCCCAATCGGGGGCAGGACATCGACCTGCAAATGGGGCCGGTGGCGGGCGTCCGTTTCGATCGGTCGAGCATCAAGAATATCAAGGATGACGCGGTGCGCGCGCTTGGTAAGCGCGATAAGGCGGTGGAACTGGGCGGCTTTGTCGGCATCGGCAAGACCGGCATCATCACCAGCGCCTACGACAATCTGTCGGTGCGCGTGGCCGTGACCAAGGATGTCGCGGGCGCGCATGAAAGCTTCATCGTGACGCCAGCGATCGAATATTTCACCCCGCTTTCCACGCGCAGCTTCGTGGGTCTGGGCGTGTCGGCCGATTATGTGGGCAAGAAATATGGCCGCTATTATTATGATGTTGATGCCGCCGGGGCGCTGGCATCCGGTCTTCCGGAATATTCGCGCGCGGGCGATGGGTCGGGTTTCAAGAAGGTTGGCGTCAACCTGACCGGGGGCCTGTCATTGTCGGGCGATATTCGTAAAGGCTGGGCCTTGTTCGCGCTGGGCGGCTATTCACGGATGCTGGGCGACTATGCGGACTCGCCCATCGTGAGCATCGCAGGGTCGAAGAACCAATGGATCGGCGCGGTCGGCGTTGGCTATACCTTCTGA
- a CDS encoding c-type cytochrome yields MSDRFNTIAGWALFAGIIALGGGIVSSKYFHDERPEKMGYAIEGVEAEGAGAAAGPGLNTLLASADVAAGEKVFAKCAACHTVNQGGANGIGPNLFATVGEPIGQGKAGFAFSDALKSKGGNWTFENLDHWLTSPREFAPGTKMTFAGLGNPVDRANLIAWLNTQGSNLPLPAADAAPAEASATPGEAAANATNAAESVEGKAPANAAPATGPAAAGK; encoded by the coding sequence ATGAGTGATCGTTTCAACACCATTGCAGGCTGGGCGTTGTTTGCGGGGATCATTGCGCTGGGTGGCGGCATCGTCAGCTCCAAATATTTCCATGACGAACGGCCCGAAAAAATGGGCTACGCGATCGAAGGCGTGGAGGCCGAGGGCGCAGGCGCTGCTGCTGGTCCGGGCCTGAACACGCTTCTCGCCAGCGCGGACGTCGCCGCCGGTGAAAAGGTCTTCGCCAAGTGCGCCGCATGCCACACCGTCAACCAGGGCGGCGCCAACGGCATCGGTCCCAACCTGTTCGCGACCGTTGGCGAACCGATCGGTCAGGGCAAGGCTGGCTTCGCCTTCTCCGACGCGCTCAAGAGCAAGGGCGGCAACTGGACCTTCGAGAATCTGGATCACTGGCTGACCAGCCCGCGTGAATTCGCGCCCGGTACCAAGATGACCTTCGCGGGCCTCGGCAACCCGGTCGACCGCGCCAACCTGATCGCATGGCTCAACACGCAGGGCTCCAACCTGCCCCTGCCAGCCGCCGATGCCGCACCCGCCGAAGCGAGCGCAACGCCAGGCGAAGCCGCCGCCAACGCCACGAACGCCGCCGAAAGCGTCGAAGGCAAGGCTCCGGCCAACGCGGCTCCGGCGACCGGCCCGGCTGCTGCTGGCAAATAA
- a CDS encoding DUF167 domain-containing protein, with protein MSVWRQDGNDLLLSVRLTPGAAREDIGGCWTDEKGAQWLGARVRAVAEKGRANTALIALLAKRLDWPRSAISLESGDTNRLKRLRIKGGVDALARLSAIIKERVEAA; from the coding sequence GTGAGCGTCTGGAGGCAGGACGGTAACGACCTGCTGCTGTCTGTCCGGTTGACGCCAGGCGCGGCGCGTGAAGATATTGGCGGGTGCTGGACGGACGAGAAGGGTGCGCAATGGCTGGGCGCGCGCGTCCGCGCCGTCGCGGAAAAGGGCAGGGCGAACACGGCGCTCATTGCGCTGCTTGCCAAAAGGCTGGACTGGCCACGCAGCGCGATTTCACTGGAATCGGGTGACACCAACCGGCTAAAGCGGCTTCGTATCAAGGGCGGGGTAGACGCGCTGGCGCGCCTGTCCGCCATCATCAAGGAACGGGTTGAGGCAGCATGA
- the folD gene encoding bifunctional methylenetetrahydrofolate dehydrogenase/methenyltetrahydrofolate cyclohydrolase FolD: MTIGKIIDGKAFAATLRAKVAEGVVAFVERMGRKPGLAVVLVGEDPASSVYVRNKGKMTVEAGMESLEFKLPASIGEDELLELVEELNADDRVDGILVQLPLPGHIDEAAVIGTIDPAKDVDGFHVVNSGRLATGQEALVPCTPLGCVMLLKDELGDLSGMEAVVVGRSNIVGKPMAQLLLAENCTVTIAHSRTRDLASVVHRADIVVAAVGRAEMVKGEWIKPGATVIDVGINRVTDTEDGKSRIVGDVATAEALAHVRAITPVPGGVGPMTIAVLLRNTLVAAHARAGLAKPEGL; this comes from the coding sequence ATGACCATCGGCAAGATCATCGACGGAAAAGCCTTCGCCGCTACGCTGCGCGCGAAGGTGGCGGAGGGCGTCGTCGCCTTTGTCGAACGCATGGGGCGCAAGCCGGGCCTCGCCGTCGTACTGGTGGGTGAGGACCCGGCCAGCTCGGTCTATGTCCGCAACAAGGGCAAGATGACGGTCGAGGCGGGCATGGAAAGCCTTGAGTTCAAGCTGCCCGCCAGCATCGGCGAGGATGAGTTGCTCGAACTGGTCGAGGAATTGAACGCCGATGACCGGGTTGACGGCATCCTCGTCCAGCTGCCGCTGCCCGGCCATATCGACGAGGCGGCGGTGATCGGCACGATCGATCCGGCCAAGGATGTGGACGGGTTCCATGTCGTCAATTCCGGGCGGCTGGCGACGGGGCAGGAGGCGCTGGTCCCCTGCACGCCGCTCGGCTGCGTCATGCTGCTGAAGGATGAGCTGGGCGACCTGTCGGGTATGGAGGCGGTGGTCGTGGGCCGGTCCAACATCGTGGGCAAGCCGATGGCGCAGCTGCTTCTGGCCGAGAATTGCACGGTCACGATCGCGCATAGCCGCACGCGCGATCTGGCGTCGGTGGTGCACCGCGCCGACATTGTGGTGGCTGCCGTAGGCCGGGCCGAGATGGTGAAGGGCGAATGGATCAAGCCGGGCGCGACCGTGATCGACGTCGGCATCAATCGCGTGACCGATACGGAAGATGGCAAGAGCCGGATCGTCGGCGACGTCGCCACGGCCGAAGCGCTGGCCCATGTGCGGGCGATCACGCCGGTGCCGGGGGGTGTCGGGCCGATGACGATCGCGGTGCTGTTGCGCAATACGCTGGTGGCGGCCCATGCCCGCGCGGGGCTGGCGAAGCCGGAGGGGCTGTGA